A window of Malania oleifera isolate guangnan ecotype guangnan chromosome 2, ASM2987363v1, whole genome shotgun sequence genomic DNA:
CAACAGAGTGGACCGTCatttgtgagatttgttgaaaactatgtagggggctttggtgatataaggcttgcagTAGTGTTTATTTACTATTGTTGGAAGgctttgttggaagcctagggtgatgAATCTGCGACTgcatcggggttgatggtagaagctaaaGCTGCCATCGGTAAGTTCAAGTGGTATAGCTTGGACTTGGTatttgtctccaagtgttagaagggagacataaCCCAACCGGGCAATTCAAGCTCAAGGTGGAGCAGTTCATATGTTTTTCAGTATTGTCCCAAGGGAGCGtgtaatcgccaaggtggagattgttgtttatggtgtgactcttatactttgagtttcataaacaagggaaggaagaagaacatGTAAGGGCTGCACAGCagggactcgttgatgagtgccTTAAACTcctcgacgagtagataccgcgAGCCAGAATTTCTTAGAAttgaagactcgtcgacgagagtatgGACACATTGATGAGTGGTCTTCTTCGGATCGTAGACGAATCCTTGTACTCATTGACGAGTGTTGCCTCGGCTGCgaagagaaattcaaaatttgaatttggacatTATGGTAGTtaggtatttggagggaaacctctaagggattgttatatatgtcattctgggcatatttcaacatataagagagtaagagagggtgaaagaaggagagaagatcattgtattgtgagattttgattttcatagtgaatctcttgtcgattgctcctgtggatgtaggctttgccgaatcacataattcctggtgtcattgcctttattattactctctttatattgttATGGCTGTGGAATGTTTTCTGTTTATCACCATTTTGTTTATTGCAAGTATGTGTGATCCTTTATACAATGTTCATTCCGCTGCGCATTGTTGGGAGAGGTGGcccttatttttcacaacaatggATCCCATAAAATCCCCCTAACTCGTTCTCCtggttttgaaatttgaaaaatgagtGTTATCTTTTAAAAGAATTCTATCGTTAAGTAATGGGACTCCTATGGGATTAATTTCCCCGCATTGATCCCATGAAACCTTCCGAACTCGTTCTAATAAGACCTTTGGGGAATTAATTTCTCCACATGGGCCCTACGAAAATTCTCTATCAAAAGAAATCATTGCCAATTTTGCCTCATACATGAAAATAAATCCCAATTTTGTTTTCCAAGATTGAATTATATCCTAAAATGTTTTTCCGACCTTAAAAGTCTTTTGGATTCTCGCAAATTGGATTTAGCATAATTGTTTCTCGAAATGAggccattttttttctttctaaaatcaGGTCCCATTCCTGATTTTCAAAGACCCATTTTTGAGGTGGCTTCTCCAACTTAAAAATCTCGAATTCTCCTCATTTATTTTAATCTCTTGTTTTTTTAATAGTGATCCTTCTTTTTTGGGTGGGGGGAGGATTCCTTTAAaaaatacctaaacccaaaatatttTGTCCTGAACCATGTTGGCTTGATCCCATGCCTCGGGTATGTAGGCAGTTTACCCTGAATGAGGTAGGTTTAGccctatatatattttttttctgaaCAAATTTTTGATCGTTTTCAACATGGAGAAGTAGTGGGGCCTTTATGGGGTTCAGTCTACCGTATAGGTTTCACAAAATGTCATTTTTTTGGAAGACATGCACACAAAAGTGCGATAATCATTCATTGAATGAGTGCCGATAGGGGTACTAAAGACTAATCGTAACTGAAATAGTTGGCTAATCACCTTTTCTACGCACAAATGTACTCACGAAATCAAAATCTGATTTTCGTTAACCTATTTcagaatttttctttatttttcctataatgtaaaaaaaaaaaaggttgactTTGTGTCATTTGACTCATTATTTTTCCCAAACATTCCTCATTTGAGGACTACCCCTTTTCCTTTTGCCGACATCCCGTACTAGGTTTGACAAAATGGATAAAATCCATTAATCCAAATCGAATCCGGCCTGCTAAAACCGACTCATAATCGATCCACAcattaaatgagttgaatatggTTTAAACTTTTTTTATCTGCCTCTAAACAAGTCGGTTGACAGATTTAGGATTTTATACAATGGATATTCATCTATTCACTAACAACTagtatttaaattcattaataatCTTATATGCTATTACTTATCAATTCAATTAACATTTACTTTATTTGTCAAGGCATAGTTGCAAACTCCCAACTCTTGTACTCTTGTATGTGCCTATAGGTCTATCACATGCCCATATTCAAACTCAAGTCTCAATACTcaatttttttgtgataaaaaCAAAAGCCTTTAAgttcattttctaaaaaaaataaaaataaaattgtaattaCTTATTAAACGTTTAACAATTACcaaattataactttaaaaataaCTCTAGTTattatgttataaaataaattgttcatcgaatggtaaaaaaattatattagggatGGAAATGATGGATCATCCACCATCCGCCACGGATTATTCGATTTAAATCGCCAtaattacacaatttaaatgagtcaaatataaattataatatccTCACTCGATAATTCGACTAATTTGCCATAGATTATTCGATCTGATCTGATCCGCATTGCTAGGTTTATCCTAGACAGAATCCAACATCAACAATGTCATTTAATACATGAAAGATAAATATGGAATGCTATGGTTGGTATTTGGAGTgcctaaaaaaaaagaaaaagaaaaaataggagAATAATATTGACACTCAAAAAGTAACACCTAAACTCCATATCTTTTTGCTTGCACAATGAAATGATAAATTTGCTCCATCttatttttaatcttttattatgaaataaaaataaagagataaaaagtaaaatttaattaataaaatcattatttagtatgttttaaaataaatgtgaaatattattgagagagaatttgaatttgaatttgtataaattttaaaaataataacctAAATCTAAATTAAGaatccaaaagaaaaaaagatccTCTGAGGAGGTACCTCAACTATGCTGAGCCCAGCCCAGGTTGGCTGGACGGGCTGGGCTTGACAAAACGGCCTTCAGGAAAACGAAAACAGCCAGAAAAATGGAAATTTCTCGGTTCTACATTTCTGGAGTGTTTGGACGTCTGGAAACGCTGTCGCTGCCAGGCTGCGATGACAAACCCTAGCTACCGCCGGTGGCTTTCCCATGGCGCCGATTGGACCGGTTCTGTTTGTAGCCTCTGAAATCGAGCTCTGCTAACTGGATGACTCGAACCAAGCATGCTTGCTGCTTCAAGGCTCTGCCGACGAGTTTTCCGTTGCAGAGGATATACAGGCGTCTTCAGTTCGAACCTTGGTAATGGCATTTATGGACTCAGTTATGGGAATAATCGCATACTCATCAGACAGTCGAGCCGAGTCTGTGTGAAGAAAATGCGTGGTTTCTTCATACATTACCTATATACTGTAAGTCAAGCTGTACTattattctttcttcttttttttttttttttggcataacCTATGGTTTAGTTTGAGTATTTGAGCGTTCATAATTTAAGTTAAAATTCTTGCAGTGAGAAACATGGTTTCACATTTGTGGTTTTAGTGTGAGTATTTGAGCATTATAGTTTAAATAAAAATTCTTGCAAATCACTCAGTGCCCACGAGAAAGAAGCAAACAGTTTTACCCGTTCATGCTTGGAGagactgtttatatgtataatataAGAGAATCCCAATTTGGTctcaaactttttattttttaaatgctcTTATATAAATGCTGAATTATTAGTATAACTTATGGCAATATAGAAAAATGTATTAGTGTCATGTGGgtgtcaatttttttattttatttttaatttaaaattttttcaaggaAATACCGAAGCCCccttatttttcagttttttcatatttgtaaaaaaaaactgttgcattattttttagcttttctataaaaaatttggaaaactgaAAAGCAagttgacaattttttttttgtttatttttgaaaaattaaaatgaataatGAAACTGTTTTCCACAAGTTTAGCCCCTTAGATATTCACATAAATGTGTTATAACTAATTTTTACTAATCCATACTtataattctttctttaatgtttatttttttatattctgaaatatttttcaataaatttcaaatttcaatgaACAGTTTCCTGGACAATATTTTGTCCAACAATTTATGATAATTCATATTGTGATAGTAAGCAAATCTTAGAGATAAAAATGAATttaactaatacaaaattaattaaaataattgatGGCATATTAGACATGTGTCTATTTTTAACATTTTATGGTGAGTTTACAACAGATGACTTTCATAATTATTTGTGTCTCCACTCTCATCCATCAGAGTTCCTTGGGTCTGGACTTCTCTTTGGGTATTTAGCACTCAGTTTGCAAAATTCAGCCTTTTGAGTTATGTTTCAATTACATCAAAATTAGTGACCAGACTTCTGATACAGAATCACATCACATCCATCCCAGTCAGAGCTTCAGGGATCTGGCAATTCTTTGGCATTTTCAGTGAATCCATCGAAAATTATCGGACAGAGGCAACACAGGCATCTTCTGATGATGGTGAATTGACAGATGAAGTCTTAAATCAGATTCTTTCTGCTATAAAGAATGATCCAATCTCTGGTAGAGAGATTTCAGATACTTCCATTGCTAAGTTCTGCAGAGCTGGAAATCTTTCAGCTGCTGCTAGGTTACTGCAGTCATTACGTGATATACAGATCTTCCTCAGCCCCAATACATATAGTCTCCTTTTGGCGGCAGCAGGTGAAGGGAGCAACATTGACCTTGCATCTCAAGTATTTAAGGATTCACTAGTATCTGGGGAATCCTTGACTTCATCTACTTATCTCAACCTTGCCAAAGCTTTTACAAAGACAGACGATTGTATTCTTTTACTCAGATTTGTCAGAGATGTATCAGACCTTACCTTTCCAAGAAGCACAATTATTGTGAACAGAATCATCTATGCCTTTGCTAAAAGTGGGCAGATTGACAAGGCTCTGCTCATTTTTGATCATATAAAGAGTCTAAAGTGTAAACCAGATCTGATCACTTATAATACAGTGTTAGGGATCTGGGGTCATGCAGGTCGGGTTGATGAAATGCTTGATGAGTTTGCCTCCATGAAACATGCCAACATAATTCCAGATATAATTACTTACAATACCTTAATAAATTCCCTGCGGAAATTGGGGAAATTAGATTTGTCTTTAGTGCTTTTTAAAGAAATGGCTGAATGTGGAATTGAGCCAGATTTGCGAACTTACACAGCACTGATTGATAACTTTGGTCGGGTAGGGAACATTGAGGAATCACTGAGACTCTTTGATGAGATGAAGCGGAGGCGGATCCGCCCATCAATTTATGTATATCGATCACTCATAAACAATTCAAAGAAGGTTGGGAAATTGCAGTTGGCAGCAACTCTTCTGAATGAGATGAATTCATGTCTATCGGATCTTGTAGGCCCAGCGGATTTTAAACGGAAATACTAATACTTAAGCACTTCAAGCTTCCTGGATTCATGATCAATCTTAATGTTGTATATACACATGTTTTTATTCCAGCTGGAATATGTGTGGTGACCCCTTCCATCTATTGCATTTGAAATGGTATGTCCAttcaaattttcttaattattttttccTTCTCTTGTTCTTTCTAAGGTGTCTCTGTTCTTACTGTTAAAATCCTCCTATATTAATTATAGGAGAAAATGAGTTGCCATTCAGAAAAAGTGCCTCAGCTTCCCATAGTGTTCCTTATGCTAATCATGTTCAGCGTCATCATAGTGATAAACTATTCCTGATTTCTCATCAGCATTCTATAATATGTAATGGAAGACTCAACCATAGAAAAGAAACTTTGCATGTATTTGTATATGTTAATACTTGTTAATGGCAAAATATTTGTTTTTATCAGCCTCAATTTTTGTAATATTCGAATGTCATATATAGTCAGTTGTTCAAATAAATGATTTAATTGAACTGATTTGGACCTATTATTGATTTTGTATTTCCCTGTTGTGATAGATTCTGTAGTTTGTAATTGGTGCGATACTTGTCTGGCTAGCTCATCCATCCAAGCTCAGTTTGTAAAATTTGAGTTGCTTTCAATAGCAATTGAGTGCTGCCAAACTGCCTAGAGAAGGATCTCCTGCCGTGTATATTCTAAGGTTAAAGAGCAGATTAGCAGAAGCAGCACATTTATAAGAGGACAGGGATACTGAGGTTTTGCTTTTTAAAGATATATTCTGGTGATGAATATATGAAGATTTTAATTCAAAAAGCCTCTTTTATTGTGTTATTTTAAGCTGTGTGGTGCTGGTATCGTATGCTTTAATTGCTGGGGAATGCTCAAAGCTGTTCACAGCTTGGTAGTTCCAAGTTTCCCACTTTGGATGTGGCCTTCAAGGTTCGACACCAAATTGTCAGGTCATTTGTATTTTTATATGATCCTTAGCAATGATGTCTTACTACTGAACTGTGGTGATTAGTTTATTGATGGCCACCATTTTTTCTTCCTACACTACTCTAACACACGGGCATAGGGTGATCTTGCATCATACATTTCTGTGTAGTTTACTATGTTGTGCTTATGAAAACACGTCAAAATGTATTCTGTCAACAACAAGCTCAGGAGGAAGTTTCAATGAACTAATAGAAGATATCTttcctatttatttttattttacattttttaaagtTGTCCATCAATATTTAAAAGTACACCTAAATTTTATTGTATGAACTATGAACTGTACAATTAGAGATATTGGTGTTGGAATTTCTGACTTCCCCAACTCCAGCATGGGTACttgaaataataaactaaaattaaatgtaaagaaaattatggttttcaaaattacAACGctaatttttggtaattttgaattaaaaaaataaattaatgtgGATTAATCAAATATTTCAATCTGTTTCTTTTCCTTTGAATGTAAAACACCTACGTCCTTCTATGAAaacatttatatattataatttaaaatgtaGGAGGATAACAGATTTCCACTAATTtgagtttattttaaaatttctggaAACTTATGAATGCATACCAATATCATATATCTGTACttctataaaataatattattaatatttatattatttttaatgtattcttcttcttcttcttctcctcctcctccttcttagAGTGTCTATGTAGAAAATTGAAAATATCTGTTTTATGTGTACTGAAAGTATTTGTTATTTTTGGCTTGTGTTTTTCTCGAAGgatgaattatttattcaattGTAAATATTTGTTTGTTATAAAGTAGTTAATATTCTGCGATTCACTCCCCAGCTCCACCTTCTCAAACACGTGAAGACCTAAGAAGTAATTAGGAAACTTTAAATGTAAGAGTATCtatgtagaaaataaaaaatatcttttttataTGCGTACTGAAAGTATTTGTTATTTTGGCTATGTTTTTCTCTagaatgaattatttattcaattttaaatatttgtttgttATAAAGTAGGAAAAAAGTTTGTTTCGTGGACTATTATTTATTGAATGGTAAATTGGTTTGCTTTACTGATATCTCATGCATAAAGCATGTGCAAACACATGCTTGGTTAGAGATTGTGCAAATGCTTTGGTACTGGTATTTGAGAAAATTGAAATTGAACGCTATAATTTGTGGGTGGATGTTAAGTCTTAAACTACATAGAGCTgcatttgaatttttttcttttaaagtttaaagctatgaattttaaaaaattaagggcAACTTATAATTTATCTTGTGGTTTAACATGCACTGttaaattttccctttttttttcctGAGAAATGATTCCATAATCAGTGGACATCTTTGTTACTTAGGTTTGACACTAGAGCCTGTGCAGACCGCAGGGTACTGCAATGATGatatatgaatttcagaatgttATGTGATTGTGATATGTGGCTTGTATATGTATAAAAGAATTTCATGCAGTGGCTTCAAATAAATCCACACTGGGCAAAGTCTGCTGCCTGTGCCTGAATTTTTAAAGGATAACTAAATTGGAAAAATATGTtgagaaaagaaaacaaaatcttGATTGTTCTGTCTGACAAAAATATACGAGAGTATTTAGATGGAGTTGGCTTGTGCTGCTGCTGCTGGCCTCAGATCCGGCTTGAGTCCCTTCCAAAAATGAATCGTCTTCCCCAGTCAGACACCACCAGTGTTCTTGTGCGCCAACTGACTAGCTTGCTGAATGTTCATATTAAGAAACTGTTAAAAACCTCCATCTTCTGACACTGGTTTAAAGTATGAAGATGGAAAAATGTATGTGTGCGCGCAACACATAAGATTGGCATGCTCATGTAGGCATGCGATTGAGAAAAGGATTACCTTGCATAAACTGAATACCAAAGCCATTGGGTGCTATGACCAATAGAAACCCAGTCACCGGGCAGTTGAGCTGCAGTTTGTTCTCCTCCCAATGGAGCAAATTGCCCCAAATGCTTGTACCTGTGATTATAGAAACCTTCATCAGAATATGACAACAAAACCACCAACAAAAGTTCAACTCTGTACCTGAAAGGACGAAACCGATGGCGCCCAGCTGCCCTGAATCTGAGAGGACCTTCAGGATACTTTTCACACTCTTCCATCCGATTGAAACATTTAGCCAAGTATTCACCTTGTTGAGCAGCcacctaaaaataaaatatcatgaGAAGAATGGAAGGAGAACATGAGTATGTGTTCTAAAATGATGTATGATAGAATTGAATTAAACTCTGTTCACCTGGGCTGTTGCAGGTAGGTTTTTCATCTGAGAATCCACGTTGGAAAATGCTGCTTTGAACCACTCAATATCAATGGACTGTCTCTCCTGAGAACTACTCAGCAAATCATCAATACTTTTCAGCTGCTTCTTCTTCAAATAGATCTCCACTTGAGGGTACCTTTCGCAAATGTCATTCATGACTTCTTTAAAATCTCCTAGGTTTAGACTGCCAGAATTGTTCTTGTCTGCCTTACTGAATATAGCCCAAATATCTTCCTAAAAACAAGTAGAAAAGTGAGAATGAGACCAATTAGCATTGTTATAATTTGATAACAAGTCACCAAACATTTATTTGAAATCGGATTTTGCATACCGTGACTTTACGTTGATTTATTGTGGCACAATCACCTAGAGCATAGATGCTGTCACAGCCTTCCACCCTCAGCCACTCATCAGTTGCTAAAGCACGCCTATTAGTCTGTTCAAGAGGGAAATGAAGAATTGGATCAATGGAAATGGATGATACCCAACTGGTTTTGGTCAGACATGTCTGGAATTGCATGCAAGAGTGGAATGGCATGCATAGGTCTAGATAAGAAACATGCCTGGCCAATTTGCTTCATAAAATCCATTATGACTGGGCGAGTGCCAATGCCAGTTGACCACACTACCATTCCATATGGCATGGATAAATTTTGACCAGTTGCTCTTTCTTTGGTAGAAATTTCTTTGTCATTTACTTTCACCACCATGGATCCTGTCTTCAAATGGATGCCATCTCTTTGAAACTTTTCTTCTGCGAATGCAGTGATTCTTTTGTCAAACCTGCAAAATGATCTTGTCAATATGACTGCAGAAAAGCTGAGTTGAAGTTGCCTGGATGCTGTTTCAAGActggattttatggatttttattAAGCATGTTGCTGTGTGCTAGTAGAATGCGGATCCCAGATGGGTTGAAATCACTCTTAAGAGATTGAATCATCTCAGAAGGtgtaaaaaaaagaaaacaacatAATTTGATGAAAATTTCTACTCTTGAACTACCATGGTCTTGCTTACATGTTCAAGATATGATCGCCTGCTTCGAGGAGTGTTATTTTAACCAGACCCCTAAGTATTGGATACAGCAGAGCCAAATCTTCATTAATGAAGTCATGAAGTTCTGCTGCAAACTCCACACCTGTTGGACCACCACCAACGATGACAAAATGCAGAATCTTTTTCCTATCTTCATCACTCAGGTTAGGAAGACTTGCTCTTTCAAAACAATCAATTACAGTCCTGCGGATCCTCTGAGCATCTTCTATTTCCTGCGCTAGAATATCAAAATCCATTGTTGGCAGCATAACAGAGTTGGTGTATGCAGATAAGGAAGTGGGCAGAAACTTTCCTCAAGAAGGAAGCATTACTACCAACAAAAGCTAGTGATGAAAGCGTAACAGTGGGTTACCTTCAGGAAGTGGGCATTCTCTACAACACCAGGGGTGTTAAACGTATTTGCACGGGCTCCCATGGCTATCACCAGGTAATCGTAGTCCACTGTAAAATCTTGTTTCCCATCCAAATTTGAGGCTTGATGGGATTTACAATAAACTTTCTTCTTTGCTGGATCGATCTTGTAACATTCAGCTTCCGTAAACTCGATGTCTAAACCTTTCTGCCATAGAAAAGGAAGAATAAAATAGTCTCCAACAGATCAtgttaatataaaaattaacagGTGAAATGATTAAAAAGTGCCCAATAGTCATATAAGTCTGTGCTTGCAACCAGAAACAGCATAGGAGAATGATAATAACCTTCCATTGTCAATTGTTCACCCACTGGCCCACAGAGGGCCACTGGTCCCTAAATTTTGAACATACGCAGTTGGAAAACTATAGAATCCATAAAGAACTTGAACATGGTATACGTGTGTAGGTATGTTCTGTTCCCATTTTAACAGTGACTTCCATGTACACTATCGTTTCCAGCTAGACATTATGATGTGAGCCAATTACGCATTTAGCGTGCAAATATAGTGCAGTGTCATTTTTATGTGAAATCTGGATTACCTTCTTGACAATATTGCGAATTGGCTCAACAATGCTTCGTGCCTCGACTGTGCCACAGGTAACGCTCGGCAACAGAGGCGTAAACGCAAAATAGTTACGGGGAGAGACCACCTGAACATCATAAGAGGAATTCTTCAAATTCTTCAAGAAACTGGTGCCGGCCCAGCCAGTTCCAAGTACCACCACCTTCTTTTTCTTGC
This region includes:
- the LOC131149510 gene encoding external alternative NAD(P)H-ubiquinone oxidoreductase B2, mitochondrial-like isoform X4 — encoded protein: MRQYWFYARAFRAFHDHPTVSKLLVCAVSGGGLLAFSESKPFHWAYADSGQGECKKKKVVVLGTGWAGTSFLKNLKNSSYDVQVVSPRNYFAFTPLLPSVTCGTVEARSIVEPIRNIVKKNIPTHFTEAECYKIDPAKKKVYCKSHQASNLDGKQDFTVDYDYLVIAMGARANTFNTPGVVENAHFLKEIEDAQRIRRTVIDCFERASLPNLSDEDRKKILHFVIVGGGPTGVEFAAELHDFINEDLALLYPILRGLVKITLLEAGDHILNMFDKRITAFAEEKFQRDGIHLKTGSMVVKVNDKEISTKERATGQNLSMPYGMVVWSTGIGTRPVIMDFMKQIGQTNRRALATDEWLRVEGCDSIYALGDCATINQRKVTEDIWAIFSKADKNNSGSLNLGDFKEVMNDICERYPQVEIYLKKKQLKSIDDLLSSSQERQSIDIEWFKAAFSNVDSQMKNLPATAQVAAQQGEYLAKCFNRMEECEKYPEGPLRFRAAGRHRFRPFRYRHLGQFAPLGGEQTAAQLPGDWVSIGHSTQWLWYSVYASKLVSWRTRTLVVSDWGRRFIFGRDSSRI
- the LOC131149510 gene encoding external alternative NAD(P)H-ubiquinone oxidoreductase B3, mitochondrial-like isoform X3 — encoded protein: MRQYWFYARAFRAFHDHPTVSKLLVCAVSGGGLLAFSESKPFHWAYADSGQGECKKKKVVVLGTGWAGTSFLKNLKNSSYDVQVVSPRNYFAFTPLLPSVTCGTVEARSIVEPIRNIVKKKGLDIEFTEAECYKIDPAKKKVYCKSHQASNLDGKQDFTVDYDYLVIAMGARANTFNTPGVVENAHFLKEIEDAQRIRRTVIDCFERASLPNLSDEDRKKILHFVIVGGGPTGVEFAAELHDFINEDLALLYPILRGLVKITLLEAGDHILNMFDKRITAFAEEKFQRDGIHLKTGSMVVKVNDKEISTKERATGQNLSMPYGMVVWSTGIGTRPVIMDFMKQIGQTNRRALATDEWLRVEGCDSIYALGDCATINQRKVTEDIWAIFSKADKNNSGSLNLGDFKEVMNDICERYPQVEIYLKKKQLKSIDDLLSSSQERQSIDIEWFKAAFSNVDSQMKNLPATAQVAAQQGEYLAKCFNRMEECEKYPEGPLRFRAAGRHRFRPFRYRHLGQFAPLGGEQTAAQLPGDWVSIGHSTQWLWYSVYASKLVSWRTRTLVVSDWGRRFIFGRDSSRI
- the LOC131149510 gene encoding external alternative NAD(P)H-ubiquinone oxidoreductase B3, mitochondrial-like isoform X2 translates to MRQYWFYARAFRAFHDHPTVSKLLVCAVSGGGLLAFSESKPFHWAYADSGQGECKKKKVVVLGTGWAGTSFLKNLKNSSYDVQVVSPRNYFAFTPLLPSVTCGTVEARSIVEPIRNIVKKKGLDIEFTEAECYKIDPAKKKVYCKSHQASNLDGKQDFTVDYDYLVIAMGARANTFNTPGVVENAHFLKEIEDAQRIRRTVIDCFERASLPNLSDEDRKKILHFVIVGGGPTGVEFAAELHDFINEDLALLYPILRGLVKITLLEAGDHILNMFDKRITAFAEEKFQRDGIHLKTGSMVVKVNDKEISTKERATGQNLSMPYGMVVWSTGIGTRPVIMDFMKQIGQTNRRALATDEWLRVEGCDSIYALGDCATINQRKVTEDIWAIFSKADKNNSGSLNLGDFKEVMNDICERYPQVEIYLKKKQLKSIDDLLSSSQERQSIDIEWFKAAFSNVDSQMKNLPATAQVAAQQGEYLAKCFNRMEECEKYPEGPLRFRAAGRHRFRPFRYKHLGQFAPLGGEQTAAQLPGDWVSIGHSTQWLWYSVYASKLVSWRTRTLVVSDWGRRFIFGRDSSRI
- the LOC131149510 gene encoding external alternative NAD(P)H-ubiquinone oxidoreductase B2, mitochondrial-like isoform X1, with protein sequence MRQYWFYARAFRAFHDHPTVSKLLVCAVSGGGLLAFSESKPFHWAYADSGQGECKKKKVVVLGTGWAGTSFLKNLKNSSYDVQVVSPRNYFAFTPLLPSVTCGTVEARSIVEPIRNIVKKNIPTHFTEAECYKIDPAKKKVYCKSHQASNLDGKQDFTVDYDYLVIAMGARANTFNTPGVVENAHFLKEIEDAQRIRRTVIDCFERASLPNLSDEDRKKILHFVIVGGGPTGVEFAAELHDFINEDLALLYPILRGLVKITLLEAGDHILNMFDKRITAFAEEKFQRDGIHLKTGSMVVKVNDKEISTKERATGQNLSMPYGMVVWSTGIGTRPVIMDFMKQIGQTNRRALATDEWLRVEGCDSIYALGDCATINQRKVTEDIWAIFSKADKNNSGSLNLGDFKEVMNDICERYPQVEIYLKKKQLKSIDDLLSSSQERQSIDIEWFKAAFSNVDSQMKNLPATAQVAAQQGEYLAKCFNRMEECEKYPEGPLRFRAAGRHRFRPFRYRVELLLVVLLSYSDEGFYNHRYKHLGQFAPLGGEQTAAQLPGDWVSIGHSTQWLWYSVYASKLVSWRTRTLVVSDWGRRFIFGRDSSRI
- the LOC131149511 gene encoding pentatricopeptide repeat-containing protein At1g11900, translated to MLAASRLCRRVFRCRGYTGVFSSNLGNGIYGLSYGNNRILIRQSSRVCVKKMRGFFIHYLYTNHITSIPVRASGIWQFFGIFSESIENYRTEATQASSDDGELTDEVLNQILSAIKNDPISGREISDTSIAKFCRAGNLSAAARLLQSLRDIQIFLSPNTYSLLLAAAGEGSNIDLASQVFKDSLVSGESLTSSTYLNLAKAFTKTDDCILLLRFVRDVSDLTFPRSTIIVNRIIYAFAKSGQIDKALLIFDHIKSLKCKPDLITYNTVLGIWGHAGRVDEMLDEFASMKHANIIPDIITYNTLINSLRKLGKLDLSLVLFKEMAECGIEPDLRTYTALIDNFGRVGNIEESLRLFDEMKRRRIRPSIYVYRSLINNSKKVGKLQLAATLLNEMNSCLSDLVGPADFKRKY